The Candidatus Hydrogenisulfobacillus filiaventi sequence GTTCACCCTTTCCTGTTCGGACGCCTGTCTTAAGGCGGTGGGGGAGCTGGCGGAGCGCTACCGGGTTCCGGTACACACCCACGCGGCCGAGAGCCGGGCGGAGGTGGACCTGGTCCGTACCCGCCGGGGACTCGGCCCCATCGCCCATTTCGCGGCCCTGGGCCTTCTCAAGCCCGGCCTCATCATGGCCCACGGGGTGTGGGCCGACGCCGACGACCTGCAGGCGGTGGCGGCGGCGGGGGCGGCCTTTACCCACTGCCCCTCCTCCAACCTGAAGCTCGCATCGGGACTCGCCGACCCCGTGGCCTGGAGCCGGGCGGGGGTGCGGTTCGGGTTGGGCGCCGACGGGGCACCCTGCAACAACACCCTGGACGCCTTTCAGGAGCTGCGCCTGGCCGCCCTGCTCCCCAAGCCGCGTTACGGCCCTACCGCCATGCCGGCCCGGGCGGCCTTCGCGGCGGCCACTATCGGCGGCGCGCGGGTGCTGGGCCTGGAGGACCGCATCGGTAGCATCGAGCCCGGCAAGGAGGCGGACCTGGTGCTGCTGGACTGGAGCGGGCCCCACCACGCCCCGCGGGCGGCGGGGGACGTCTACGGACAGCTGGTCTATCAGACCCGGAGCGACGATGTGGTCCTGACCATGGTGGCGGGCCGCGTGGTGTACCGGGACGGCCGGCTGTTGACCCTGGACGAAGCCGAAGTCTATCGCCAGGCGGAGACAGCGGTACGGCGGGTAGCAGCCCGGGCCGGGGTCACGTTGCCGGGCCCGGCCTGAACGCCCCGGGACGGGGCCCGGGGCGCCGCCTTACGGGCGGCGCCCCGGAGCCAGCACAGTGACGGTGGCGCTGGCCTGGTTTTCCACATAGGCGCGGCCGGTGCGGGGGTCCACCGCTACCCCTTGCGGCTGGCGGCCGACCGCCACCGTCTCCACCACCCGGTTGGTGCGGGTATTGATGACGGAGGTGGTGTTGCTGCCGGAGTTGTTCACCAGCAGCCACGGCGCATGGGGCGCCAGCGCCAGCCCGTGGGGGGTGCGCCCAACAGGGATCCGGGCCACCACTCGGCGGCCCTGAATCACCGCCACCTCCGCAGCGCCGCTCACGCCGGCGTAGACCCGGTGGTTGCGGGGGTCGGCCACCACGTTCCAGGGATGCGGGCCGACCGGAATGGTGGCCAGCACGCGACCGGTGCGGCCGTCGATTTCGGTGATGCTATCCCCACGGGGATTGATCCGGAAGCCGCCGGGCACCGGCAGGATGCCGGTGTCGGCCACGTAGACCCGATCCGTCCGGGAATTGAGGGTGACGCCCCAGGGGTTGGGACCAGTGGGCACCCGGCGCAGCACCCGGTCGGTCCGGAGGTCGACCTCCACTGCCTGGCTTTGTCCGACCAGGGAGACCCAGGCCACGTGGCGGCGTTGGGACACCACCAGCCCGTGCGGCAGGCGTCCGACGGGGATTTCCGCCAGGACGGCATCGGTGCGGGCATCGACCACGTCGAGCAGCCCGCGCTGGATATCGGTTACATAGACCCGGCCGGTCTCCTGATCGACCATGACCGTGTGTAGGGTGCCGCCGAGGTGCACGGTAGCCAGACGGCGGCCGGTGCGGGTGCTGACCACCGTCAACGTGCCTGCGGCCAGGTTGCTGACGAACAGCTTGTGCAGGCGGGCATCCACCCCGGCGAAATGCGGGGTCGGCCCGACGTCCATGTAGGTCGCTACCGTCCAGTAGGGTGCCGCGGCCCAGGGGGCTGTGCTCAGGATGAGACCCGCCGTCAAAGCGGAGACCCGCAGGGTGTTCGTGCTCTATCCCTCCTCCTGGGAATCCGGGATCCGGGGTCCGCCCCGCCGGAGGCGGCGCCAGAGGACTTTCCCCGTTGGCGGGGACCGCCAGTCCCGGCCCAGCCTGCTCCGGCGGAATCCGGCCCGCTGGCCGCCGCCCGCACGCGTCCCCCGCCGGGCGCGGCTTGGCAGCGGCACGATAATACAAATACTGGAAAAATCGCGTGACTACAAGCTGTGGGACAGGCGCGCCGGGGGAAGGTAGGGAAATGCATAAGCCTGTATTTATAGTTGTGGCAATGAATCCATATTGTACTTGAGGATTGGGCTGCGGTACCGTGAAGGCAGAGAGAGGTTGCGGACCGCTGAGGACAACGACGGTCGCGCTGGCAAAGGAGGCCCAGGACAGATGGCGGAAGAAGCGGCTCTGGAAACCCCCGGCACCGGGGAACAGCCTGTGCTTGACTTTTCGGAGGTGCTGGCCGAATCGGGGGTGACGGGCGTCCTCGACCAGCTGGATCGTGACCTGGTGGGCCTCACGCCGGTGAAGACCCGCATCCGGGAGATTGCGGCCCTCCTGCTGGTGGACCGCATGCGGCGGACGCTGGGTCTGACGGCGCAGGCGCCGTCGCTTCACATGTCCTTCACCGGCAATCCCGGCACCGGCAAGACCACGGTGGCGCTGCGGATGGCCGAGATCCTGCACCGGCTGGGCTACGTGCGCAAGGGGCACTTGGTTGCGGTTACCCGGGACGACCTGGTAGGACAGTACATCGGCCACACTGCCCCCAAGACCAAGGAAGTGCTGAAGCGGGCCATGGGGGGTGTGCTCTTCATCGATGAGGCCTACTACCTTTACCGTCAGGAGAACGAACGGGACTACGGCCAGGAGGCCATCGAAATCCTGCTGCAGGTAATGGAGAACCAGCGCGAGGACCTGGTGGTGATCCTGGCGGGGTACAAGGACCGCATGGCCACCTTCTTCCGCTCCAACCCCGGGATGCGTTCGCGGATTGCTCACCATCTCGACTTCCCGGACTACACAGCCGACGAGCTGGTGGCCATCGCCAAGCTGATGCTGGCGGAGCAGCAGTACCGTTTCAGCCCGGAGGCGGAGGCGGCATTCCGCGAATATGTAGAGCGCCGGATGCGGCAGCCGAACTTCGCTAACGCCCGCAGCGTACGGAACGCGCTGGACCGTGCCCGCCTGCGGCAGGCCAACCGGTTGTTTGCCAAAGGTGGTCGGGTCACGGCGGAGCACCTCATGACCATTGAGCCGGAGGACATCCGCGCCAGCCGCGTGTTCCAGGAACCGGTCAGTGAGGCGTAGGCGCTGGTCCCACCCACAACTGTCAGGGCACCGCCGGCCGGTGGTGCCCTGGCCGTTTTCAGGGGGATCCCGCCTTACGCGGCGGGAATCAGCAGCTTGACCAGGATGCCTAGGATGGCGGCCAGCATCAGGCCCAGGGACCAGTTGCGTAAACTGGCCACCGCCTGTTCTAACCTGCCGAAGTTGGTCTGAACCTGCCCCTGCAGGGCCAGAAAGTCTGCTTTTAACGCCTGATGCTGCTGCTCAAAGGCTGATTGCAGGTCCTTCATTTGGGCCCTAAGAACGTCCTGCTGCCGGGCGACGTCAGCGCGCAGGGTGGTCTGGCCGCGCAGCAGTTCCTCCTTGAGGGCATCCTGGCGGGCGGTGAGGTCGGCGCGCAGGGCCTCCTGCTGGTTCTGGAAGGTGGTCTGGCCGCGCAGCAGTTCCTCCTTGAGGGCATCCTGGCGGGCAGTGAGATCGGCGCGCAGGGCCTCCTGCTGGTTCTGGAGGGTGGTCTGGCCGCGCAGCAGTTCCTCCTTGAGGGCATCCTGACGGGCGGTGAGCTCGGCACGCAGGGCCTCCTGCTGGTTCTGGAGGGTGGTCTGGCCGCGCAGCAGTTCCTCCTTGAGGGCATCCTGGCGGGCGGTGAGCTCGGCGCGCAGGGCCTCCTGCTGGTTCTGGAGGGTGGTCTGGCCGCGCAGCAGCTCCTCCTTGAGGGCATCCTGGCGGGCGGTGAGGTCGGCACGCAGGGCCTCCTGCTGGTTCTGGAGGGTGGTCTGGCCGCGCAGCAGCTCCTCCTTGAGGGCATCCTGGCGGGCGGTGAGCTCGGCACGCAGGGCCTCCTGCTGGTTCTGGAAGGCGGTCTCGCCGCGCAGCAGTTCCTCCTTGAGGGCATCCTGACGGGCGGTGAGCTCGGCACGCAGGGCCTCCTGCTGGTTCTGGAAGGCGGTCTCGCCGCGCAGCAGTTCCTCCTTGAGGGCATCCTGACGGGCGGTGAGGTCGGCGCGCAGGGCCTCCTGCTGGTTCTGGAAGGTGGTCTCGCCGCGCAGCAGTTCCTCCTTGAGGGCATCCTGACGGGCGGTGAGGTCGGCGCGCAGGGCCTCCTGCTGGTTCTGGAAGGTGGTCTCGCCGCGCAGCAGTTCCTCCTTGAGGGCATCCTGACGGGCGGTGAGGTCGGCGCGCAGGGCCTCCTGCTGGTTCTGGAGGGTGGTCTGGCCGCGCAGCAGTTCCTCCTTGAGGGCATCCTGACGGGCGGTGAAGTCGGCGCGCAGGGCCTCCTGCTGGTTCTGGAGGGTGGTCTGGCCGCGCAGCAGTTCCTCCTTGAGGGCATCCTGGCGGGCAGTGAGATCGGCGCGCAGGGCCTCCTGCTGGTTCTGGAGGGTGGTCTGGCCGCGCAGCAGTTCCTCCTTGAGGGCATCCTGGCGGGCGAGAAACTCCACCTGCAGGGATTCGTGGCGTTGGGCCAAATCATCCCGCCACGCCTGTTGGTCCTGGCGTAGGAACGCCATATCACTCATAAGCTCAGCTCTCAGGTTGTCCTGCTCACGGCGGATGTCCTCCAACCGCTGCAGAATCAGCCAGCTGACCGAAGCTTGTTCCTCCGGCTTTCCGGGCCGGTCGGGAGTGTCCGGCACGCCCATCTTGTTCGCCTCGCTTAGGGCCAGTGTATCACGGCGCCGGCCCGTTGACGCTGCTCGGGTCCGGCAGCACCTACGGCCGGGCGGTTCCGGCTCCAGGGTCAGCATGCCATGCCGGCGCTACGCAAAACCGGTCAAGTTGGTCTGTATAGGCGAGGGCGTCCGGAGTCAGGGCCTGACCAAGGAGCGGGATGCCGGGACCGCCGGCTGAGGGTTCCGGCCGGGGAGCGGTTCCCCGCCCGACGGGTAATAGCTGGTAATCACGAGTTCCGTAATGGGTCCGCGGCGGTCGGCCCGCGCGTTAATGGTCCGGCGCGCCTGAATGCGGGAAATGACGAATCCGGCGTAAAGGTTCTCAAAAAAGCGGTCGGTGGGGTCGTTGTTGCGGGGGTCGGAATTGGAGATCATGACCCGGGTCCCGCGGGTCGCTGCCGCGCGGGCCCAGCTGGCCAGCGCCCGTTGTTCCTCCTCCCCGAAGGCGTCAGCGGCGTAGGCCGTAAACGCGGCGGTGGCGCCTAACGGCCGGTACGGCGGGTCGCAGTACACCCAGCTTTCGGCGTTCAGGAACGTCAGGGTCTGCCGGAAGTCACCGCTCAAGAGCGTGACGCCTTGGAGGACCCGGTGGACGGCCCGTAGATTGGCGGCATCCAGAATTCGAGGATGACCGTAGCGTCCGGGCGGGACGTTGAATTCCCCCCGGCGGTTAACCCGGAACAAGCCGTTAAAACCGGTCCGGTTGAGAAAAATCAGGCGAGCGGTGGAGAGCACCTCCTGGCCGGGGACGTGGAGCCCGGCGTTGAAAGCGGCCCGTATGGCGTAATAGAGGTCCCGGCGTGCGCTCGTGTCCGCCTCCCAGTAGCGGGCCTGCCAGTCCTCCAGGATGGCGATCACCGGCTCCGGGTCCTGCTGCAGAACCCGGTAGGCCGCGATGAGTACTGGATTCCGGTCGAGCAGGACGATGTCCTCCAGGTTCAGGTCCGTCCGGGCCACGAGGTCGAAGAACACGGCGCCGCTGCCCACGAACGGTTCCACGTACCGTCGCAGCCGGCCTGCATCCGGAGGGTAGTAGCGGCGGAGCTGCGGCAGCAGGCCTCCTTTGCCGCCGGCCCACTTCAGAAAAGGCCGCGCCTGTCCGCTGGCCTTGCCCATGTGCGTCCCCCCGTCCCGCCCATTATGGTCCGTGGGGGGCGGGTGCGCCAAGGGGTCAGGCTCGCAGTGCGCGCTCCTGCACCGAGGCCACTACTTCCTCCGGGGTCATCCCCGCTGCATCGATCACCGGGGCCGCGGTACGCGGGTCCTCCATTCCCAAAAACCGGTCATCCAGGCCGTTCACTACGATGGCCTGGGCCTCGTTCCAGGCATTGCCCGCCAGGCTGACGACCGTAAAACCCGCGCGGGCCAGCGCCATCCGGACCGGGGCCAGGTCCTCCTCCACTGCCACCATCACCTTGCCGCGTTTGGCCAGGGTCATGCCGTACGTCCTCCTTCGCTGCTCCCAGGTTCCAGGGTCTGGTCACACCCCTAGTGTGGCCGGATGCCGGGAATTTCACGCCGGGATGCGGCGATTCCGGACCCCGCCGGGAAGGACTTTGTCGGGAAAAGGCGAATGGAGCGCCTAGGGAGGAGGTGGGCTATGGCCGACGAGCAGGGAGGGGCGCTCTCCCAGAGCGAAATTGACGCCCTCATCGCCGCCCTGCGCCAGGAGGAGGCGGGGCCGGCCGCACCAGCGCCGGCGGAGCCGGAGACGGAGGCCATGGCGCCAGCCCCGCCGGAACCGGCCGCTGCCTCCGGCCCGGTGGCCGGAGAACCGCCGGCCGGGACAGGCGCGCCGCCGGCGCCCGTGCGCGAACTGGACCCCAAACTGGCCCGCATCGCCGACCTGGACGTTACCCTCTCGGTCCTGTTGGGCCATCGGGTGTTCACCCTGCGGGAGCTGCTCGGTTGGGGCATCGGTACGCGGATCACCCTCGAGGAAGGCTGGCGGGAGCCGGTTTATCTGGCCGTTAATGGCCGCCTGGTAGGGAGAGGGCGGGTGGTGCTGGTCGGCAACCGCTTTGGGGTCCGGGTGGAGCGCTGGGGAACGTAGCCGGCTGCCCGCGGGCGGTTAGCAACCGGCGCGTGGCGCCGGGGATGGGGAAGGGGCGGACGTGGAGGATGCGGATGCTGCCGCTGGCGTTGTGCCAGCCGGGGGATGTAGTGGCAGCGGAGGTGCGGACGGCGGACGGGCGGACGCTCCTGCGGCAGGGAATGGAACTCACCGGTGACGTGCTTCGTCTGCTGGACCGCTGGGGGGTGCGCGAGATCCCGGTCCGTTGGCCGGGGTTCGAGGATATTGATCCCGAGCCCTGGCTGCCCGATGACCTGGTCCGTCGGGTGACGGCCTGGTGGACCGGCACCCCCCCCCGCAGTGATGCCGACCTGGTTGAACAGGCCTTTTCCTTTATCGGGGAAGTCGGGGAGGCGGTCACGGACCACCGTCCGCTCAAGGCGGCGTTGGAACTGGTGCCGGTTCACCGCACCGGTAACCCCGCAGCCAGCGCCTGGTTGAGTGCAGCGCTCCTGCTGATGCGGGCGGCCTCTGAGGATGCCAGCCCGGAACGGGTGGAGCAGTGGGCGGCGGCGGCGCTGTTGGCGCCATGGGCCGACCCGGCGGCGATGGTGCGGGGACAGGTGGGGGACGGGGAGGACGGCCTCCCGCGGCCGGAACCGGTCCTGGCCCTGGCAGAGCGGCTGCAGACGGTGGAGCGCATCCCGGCGCCCACGGTGGCCACCCTGGCCCAGCACCGGGCCCGCTGGGACGGCAGGGGGGTGCCGCCGTTGAAGGGGGACGCCATTTACCGGGGGGCGCAGTGGCTGGGGGCCATCCAGGTGCTGACCCACCTAATCTTCCGCACGGACGGGCAGGCCCTGGCCCCGCATGAGGCCCTGGAGTGGGTCGCCGGCGGGGCGGGCAGTGATTTTGCCCTGCCGGTGGTGCAGGGATTGACCCGGACGGTGGCCCCTTACGCGGCGGGGCAAGTGGTGCGCATCAGTCCCGAGGGGGTGGCTGTGGTGTTGGAGGCCACGGTGGGGTTTCCCGGCCGTCCCCGGGTCCGCCTCTTGAGCGGGCCCGAGGCCGGTAGCGAGGTCAATCTGGCCGACCGCGGGCAGGAGACCCGCATCATCCAAGGGCCCTACACGGCGCGGGATTGGCAATGACGGCCGCCGGGCGCGAGAAGGAGGAAGCCGGGGATGGGGGGAATACCCGATGAAGTGGTTAAGGTCTGGGAGAAGCTGACGGGTCCGGCCCTGACCCAGGCCGGAGAGGCGCTGGCCCAGATGACCGGCCTGTTTGTGAGCATCCAGAACGCCGGGGCGCGGCAGGTGCCCTGGCCAGCTCTGAGCGGGATCCTGGCGCTGGAGCATCCCGAGGCGGACGCGCTGTACGGCGTGCAACTGGACGCCAACGGCCTATTTGAGGCCACCATCCTGCTGCTGTTCACGGAGGAGTCAGCCCGGCGCCTGGTGAGCGTGCTGATGGGGGAGGACATTCCGCTGCCCCTGGACGGGATGGGGGAATCGGCGCTGGGGGAGGTGGGCAACGTCACCGGAACCGCGTTCCTCAACGTGTTCGCCAATGCCTTTCATCGCCGCTGGGAGCCGAGTCCACCCAAGGTGCGTCATGGAAGCCTCGATGCACTCGCGGCCGGTCTTTGGCCGGAGGCGGCCCAGCATGCCACCGTTCTCATTTCCGAAGCCATCTTCACCATCCGTGCGCAGGCGATTGACGGCTATGTGGCTGTCATCCCCCGGGTGGGGCCAGGAGGAATTCCAGTATGAAAATTCTGGTGGCCGATGACGCCGCGTTCATGCGTATGCGACTCAAAAAGCTGCTGGTGGAGCACGGCCACACGGTGGTGGAGGCGGAGAATGGGCAGGCGGCCGTGGAGCGGTACCGGGCGGAGCACCCTGACCTAGTGCTGATGGACATCACCATGCCGGAACTGGACGGCATCGGGGCCTTAAAGGCCATCCGCGCGGAGGACCCAGGGGCAGTCGTCATCATGGTCTCCGCCCTAGGCCAGCAGAGCATGGTGATCAGTGCCATTCAGGCCGGCGCCAAGGACTTCATCGTCAAACCATTTGAACCCGACCGGGTGCTGGCCGCCCTGACCAAGTGGGCGCGCTGAACCGGCCGACCCTATGCCCCGCCGCGGCCTGCCGGCTGCGTGCGGGGTTTGCGGTGTCCGGACCTGCTGGCCCGGTCCGGCCGCCCCTCGACGGCAACCCGCGTGCAGGGGTAAAGTGATGAAGATAGGCGACGGCGCCGGCGATTGCGGAAACGGGGCGAGAGCATGGCAAAACCGCTTGCAGCCGCCGGGGGCCTGCGGAGCGCTCTGCGGGCGGAGGAGCAGCCCTGGCCGGCGTTGGTGACGGGCGGTCTGGGCGGGTTCACCAGCGGGCTGTTGGGCATCGGAGGGTCGTTTGTCATGATTCCCCTCCTGATCGGTCTAATGAAGGTGGATCGCCGCCGGGCCCATGGCACCGCGCTGGTGCTCGTCTTCTTTGCCACCTCCAGTTCCGCGGTCATCTACCTAGTCGTAGGTCACGCCCGTCTGGGACTGGCGGCCCTGGTCCTGGCGGGCAGCGTGCTGGGGGCGGTCCCGGGTGCGCGGCTGATGCGGCGGGTGCGTCCCGCCCTGCTCAGTACCGCCTTCGGCCTGTTCCTGCTTCTGGCCGTAGCCCTGCTGATCGGGGATAGCGGGACGGGTTCGGTGGCGGTTTCTGCCGTCCGCCAGCCCTGGCTGCCTGCCGGTCTGGGGCTGGCGGCGGGCTTTTTCAGCGGGTTTTTCGGCGTTGGGGGCGGGGCCATTCTGGTTCCCGGTTTGGTTACCTTTTTCGCTCTGCCTCAGGCCCTGGCCCAGGGGGTCTCCCTGTTTGTGATCGCGCCCACCGCCCTGGTGGGCGGCATGACCCATTGGCGCCAACGGAATGTCTATCCCCGGCATCTGACCTGGCTGGCGGGGTCCGCCCTGGCCGGCGGCATCCTGGGGGCTGCGCTCGCGGCCGCAGCCGCCGGGGTGGTGCTGCGTATCCTGTTCATCCTGGCGCTCCTCTATGTGGCGGGGCAGTCCCTGTGGAGCGGGCGGGCGGTGTGGCATCACACGCCGGGCGGGGAGGACGGCGCATGCTGACCACCCGCCTGACCGCCGTCCTGGGCATCGATCGTCCGGTGCTGCAGGGAGGCCTGGCCTACTTGGCACGCGCCCCTCTGGCGGCGGCGGTGTCGGAAGCGGGGGGCCTGGGTCAGATTACCGCCACCGCCCTGGTGGACGAGCAGGACAGCCCCGCCACCCTGGCAGCGGAAATTGCGGCGGTGCGCCGGCGTACGGCGCGCCCGTTCGGGGTCAATTTCGCTCTCGGTCACCGTCCTATTGACGGGCTGCTGGAGGTGGCCGTGGCTGAACGGGTACCGGTGATCACCCTTACCGGCGGCAACCCCGCCCCCTACGTGGACCGCATCAAAGCGGCCGGCATCCGGCTGCTGACCTTGGCCGCCTCCCTGCACCAGGCCCGCAAGGCGGAATCCCTGGGCGCGGACGCGGTGGTGGTGGTCGGCTTTGAAGGCGGCGGCCACCTGGGCCGGGATGACGTGAGCACCCTGGTGCTGGTGCGGCGGGTGGCGGCCAGCGTCCGCATTCCGGTCGTGGCGTCGGGCGGATTCGCCGACGGGTTCGGGCTGGTGGCGGCCTTGGCCCTGGGGGCGGAGGGGGTGGAGATGGGGACCCGCTTTGTGGCCACGGTGGAAAGTCCGGCGCATCCGGCCTATAAGCAGGCGCTGGTGGAGGCCGCGGAGACAGGGACGGTGATCGTGGAGCGGAGCCTGGGTCGTCCCGGTCGGGCCCTCGACACCCCCTGGGCCCGGCGGGTATTGGCGGCCGAGGCGGAAGCGGCTGGGGCCGAAGCCCTATGGCCCCTGCTGGCCGGGGCCATCAACCGGCGGGCGGCCTTGGAAGGGGATCTGGCCCACGGCCTGGCCTGGGCGGGACAGGCAGCGGGTTTGATCACGGACGTGCCCCCCGTGGCGGTGCTGCTGGAGCGTATGGAGGCGGAGGCCCGCCAAGCGCTGGAGCGGCTGGCGGCGGCGGCCGGGCGGGCCTGGTGAGAGCGGGAGGGACGCGGTGCGGCTGGATATCGTCATTCAGGCGGTGGATCGGACCCCGCCGGACACAGTGGTGGTGAACACCTCCGTCAACCTGCTCTACTGCCCGGTGCGCCTGCCCAAGGCGGCGCTGGCGCAGCTCGGGTACACGCAATACCGTCCGCGCACCCTGCGGCCGCTGGTGGAGGCGGTGGTACGGCGGGCTGTGGAGCGCAACGGCGGGCAGGTTCCGCTGGGGGGCGTGGACCTTGACCCCGCCGAGCTGGAGGGGCTGCCACCGGCGCCGCCCATCGCCCCTTAGACGCGCTGGAGGTGCGGGCATGGCGAAGGACCTTGCCGGGGAGACGTGGCCCTGGGAGCACCTGCTGGCCGCCTGGCGGGCGTTAGGGGAGGAGGCCGCGGACGAAGCCGCCTTTTTGGCCCGCGTGCTGGCGGTCCTGGTGGACGGCCGGCGGGTACGGGCGGCCTGGGTGGAAGCGGCGGGCAGCGGGGGGGTGATGGCGGCGGCCGGGGAGCCGTTGCCGGTGGCCGGGGCGGACGTCCGTTCCTGGCCGGTGGGCGGACCGGAGGGCGCGACCCCCTGGCGGCTGCAGATGGCGTTTGCGGAGGCCGGCGTGCCGGACGCCGGCCTCGCCGGTTTTTACGGGGAATGGGCCCAGGCCCTCGGCCGGGCCTTGGCCCGGCGGGAGCACGAACGGCGGCGTCGACGGCTGGAGGCCCTGTATGCTGCCCTGGCGGCGCTAGGGGAGTGGTTCGCCGACCACTGCGAACGCTGCCGGGCGCCGGTACCCCATCCCCTGCTGGACCAGCTGACCCGGACCCTGGCCGGGGTCGGCTTCCCGTCGGTGAGCTTACGGGTGCCGCAGGGGGCCCGGCTGGTGCCGGTGGCGACGGCCGGGGCGGCCGGCCCCCTGGTGGCGCGTCTCCCCCTGGGTACCGGCCCCGGCGGGTGCTCCGCCCCGGTCCGGGCCTGGAGCACCGGCGCCACCGCCGTCAGCAGCGACTGGACCCAAGAACCCCTGCTGAGGTGTCCGGCCCTGGCCCCTTGGCGGGACCGGCTGGCCGCTGCGGGGGTGGGCGGCCTGATCGCAGTGCCGGTGATCGTGGAAGGGGAGCACTGGGGGCTCTTGTGCGTTTGCACCGGCGAGGGGGCAGGCCTTTCTGCCGAGGAGATCACCCTGGTGGAACGGGCGGCCCGCTTCCTAGGACTGGCGTTGGAGTGGGCCCGCAGCCAGGAGACCCTGGCCCGGGCCCACGAACGCACCCGGAGGGCGGAGCGGCTCTATCGGGCCATGCTGCACGGCAGCGCCCTGCCCCTGCGCCGGCAGGGCGAGCGGGCGCTCCTCCGTCGCATCTGTCGGGACCTGGTCTCGAGCCGCATCTTCACCGCCGCCTGGGTGGGGCGGCCCGGCGAGGACGGCCGTTTCCGGTACCTAGCGGCAGCCGGGGCCGGATC is a genomic window containing:
- a CDS encoding putative membrane transporter protein (Evidence 3 : Putative function from multiple computational evidences) → MAKPLAAAGGLRSALRAEEQPWPALVTGGLGGFTSGLLGIGGSFVMIPLLIGLMKVDRRRAHGTALVLVFFATSSSAVIYLVVGHARLGLAALVLAGSVLGAVPGARLMRRVRPALLSTAFGLFLLLAVALLIGDSGTGSVAVSAVRQPWLPAGLGLAAGFFSGFFGVGGGAILVPGLVTFFALPQALAQGVSLFVIAPTALVGGMTHWRQRNVYPRHLTWLAGSALAGGILGAALAAAAAGVVLRILFILALLYVAGQSLWSGRAVWHHTPGGEDGAC
- a CDS encoding putative Diguanylate cyclase (Evidence 3 : Putative function from multiple computational evidences; Product type e : enzyme), yielding MAKDLAGETWPWEHLLAAWRALGEEAADEAAFLARVLAVLVDGRRVRAAWVEAAGSGGVMAAAGEPLPVAGADVRSWPVGGPEGATPWRLQMAFAEAGVPDAGLAGFYGEWAQALGRALARREHERRRRRLEALYAALAALGEWFADHCERCRAPVPHPLLDQLTRTLAGVGFPSVSLRVPQGARLVPVATAGAAGPLVARLPLGTGPGGCSAPVRAWSTGATAVSSDWTQEPLLRCPALAPWRDRLAAAGVGGLIAVPVIVEGEHWGLLCVCTGEGAGLSAEEITLVERAARFLGLALEWARSQETLARAHERTRRAERLYRAMLHGSALPLRRQGERALLRRICRDLVSSRIFTAAWVGRPGEDGRFRYLAAAGAGSQALQQLRITVRDEATGGALASRAWRSGRIVYNNRHRADPALAPWADFLARYRWESAAAVPIRRGGIIWGVLAVAAARPDVMDRTTLSFLSRVAELAGNALDQADLEARLNRELEHQAWLATHDPLTGLGNRALLSQELPRALARSLRQGTSLALGLLDLDGFKAVNDRLGHAGGDRLLQVVAQRLQAAVRASDLVVRLGGDEFVVLWEGITGPDDLPELVARLETGVGQPVVIGADRVQIGFSLGATCFPADPEDGDALLRHADWALYRAKAAKGRLGPRWRLYGRDTGTWEGEAGKA
- a CDS encoding conserved protein of unknown function (Evidence 4 : Unknown function but conserved in other organisms), which produces MRLDIVIQAVDRTPPDTVVVNTSVNLLYCPVRLPKAALAQLGYTQYRPRTLRPLVEAVVRRAVERNGGQVPLGGVDLDPAELEGLPPAPPIAP
- a CDS encoding NADH:quinone reductase, producing the protein MLTTRLTAVLGIDRPVLQGGLAYLARAPLAAAVSEAGGLGQITATALVDEQDSPATLAAEIAAVRRRTARPFGVNFALGHRPIDGLLEVAVAERVPVITLTGGNPAPYVDRIKAAGIRLLTLAASLHQARKAESLGADAVVVVGFEGGGHLGRDDVSTLVLVRRVAASVRIPVVASGGFADGFGLVAALALGAEGVEMGTRFVATVESPAHPAYKQALVEAAETGTVIVERSLGRPGRALDTPWARRVLAAEAEAAGAEALWPLLAGAINRRAALEGDLAHGLAWAGQAAGLITDVPPVAVLLERMEAEARQALERLAAAAGRAW